A genomic region of Candidatus Stygibacter australis contains the following coding sequences:
- a CDS encoding C25 family peptidase propeptide domain-containing protein, producing MKNKIFTTILFIILIPASMFALDINLEGNNLLIQGNFDNCEISNETRGELQFCSVTIEGYASTAEPGKAILPLYSQLISLPPSGNFVIENIKYNYDEVAIDLPIQSFGWENHIEKNAEFYSKDEWYPKNIVTIGYPVIMRGYRFCQISIAAVQYNPAKNMIRVLKDINAK from the coding sequence GTGAAAAATAAGATTTTCACAACCATACTTTTTATAATCCTGATTCCTGCGAGCATGTTTGCTCTGGATATTAATCTCGAAGGTAACAATCTTTTGATACAAGGCAACTTCGATAACTGCGAGATAAGCAATGAAACAAGGGGAGAGCTTCAATTTTGCAGTGTCACAATAGAGGGATATGCTTCAACTGCTGAACCGGGAAAAGCAATATTACCTCTATATTCGCAATTGATATCGCTTCCACCATCAGGAAATTTTGTGATTGAGAATATTAAATATAACTATGATGAAGTAGCAATTGATTTACCCATTCAGTCATTCGGATGGGAAAACCACATAGAGAAGAATGCAGAATTCTATAGCAAAGATGAATGGTATCCGAAAAATATAGTCACGATCGGTTATCCTGTCATTATGCGTGGATACAGATTCTGCCAGATTTCTATTGCTGCTGTTCAGTACAATCCAGCAAAAAATATGATAAGAGTTTTAAAAGATATTAATGCGAAATT